The following coding sequences are from one Nonlabens arenilitoris window:
- a CDS encoding O-acetylhomoserine aminocarboxypropyltransferase/cysteine synthase family protein, producing the protein MSNQKFSTNALHAGHDFKNNGGTRAVPLYQSTAYVFNNSDHAANLFSLSEPGYIYSRINNPTVDVLEQRLAALEGGIAAVATASGTSAISTTLLTLLRAGDHIIASSSLYGGTYNLLSVTLPRFGITTTFVDPNKDDAFTNALQENTRAIFVESLGNPKLDVLDLKKISAQAIKARVPFIVDNTVATPYLLNPIAHGADIVIHSLTKYINGNGTALGGVIIDAGKFDWTNGKFPEFTEPSAGYHGLIYADVLKEASFIAKVRIEGLRDLGAAISPFNAWQIIQGLETLNLRIEKHSQNALELAQWLNDRDEVEWVNYPGLKNNRYYALAQEYLPKGQSGIVTFGVKGGYESAKKVVDSAKVFSLLANIGDTKSLIIHPASTTHQQLDDESQLSTGVTKDLIRLSVGLEDLSDLKKDLEEAFSTIDKSVLI; encoded by the coding sequence ATGTCAAATCAAAAATTTTCAACAAACGCACTTCATGCAGGTCATGACTTTAAAAATAATGGTGGAACTAGAGCAGTACCATTGTATCAAAGCACGGCATATGTGTTTAATAATAGTGATCATGCTGCAAACTTATTTTCTTTATCTGAACCAGGTTACATTTACTCTAGGATTAATAACCCTACTGTGGATGTACTAGAGCAACGGCTTGCGGCATTAGAAGGTGGTATAGCGGCAGTGGCGACAGCTTCAGGAACTAGCGCAATTTCTACTACACTATTAACCTTATTAAGAGCTGGTGATCACATTATAGCTAGTAGTTCTCTTTATGGCGGTACTTACAACTTGCTGTCGGTAACTTTACCTAGATTTGGTATCACTACTACTTTTGTAGATCCTAACAAGGATGATGCTTTTACAAATGCATTACAAGAAAACACGAGAGCTATTTTTGTAGAATCTCTTGGAAATCCTAAGCTTGATGTACTTGATTTAAAAAAGATAAGTGCGCAAGCTATTAAAGCTCGAGTGCCATTCATCGTTGATAATACAGTTGCAACTCCTTACCTCTTAAATCCTATTGCGCATGGAGCAGATATAGTCATTCACTCGTTGACCAAATATATTAATGGGAATGGAACAGCTCTAGGTGGTGTGATTATAGATGCAGGTAAATTTGATTGGACTAATGGGAAATTTCCTGAGTTCACGGAGCCTAGTGCTGGATATCATGGCTTAATCTATGCAGATGTTTTGAAGGAAGCTAGTTTTATTGCTAAGGTACGTATTGAAGGTTTGCGCGATTTAGGAGCAGCCATTTCTCCTTTTAATGCATGGCAAATAATACAAGGATTAGAAACTTTGAATTTGAGAATTGAGAAACATTCTCAAAATGCGCTTGAATTAGCTCAATGGTTGAATGATAGAGATGAAGTAGAATGGGTAAACTATCCAGGTCTTAAAAATAATAGATATTATGCCCTAGCTCAAGAGTATTTACCTAAAGGACAAAGTGGTATTGTAACCTTTGGTGTTAAAGGTGGATATGAAAGTGCTAAAAAGGTTGTAGACAGTGCTAAAGTTTTCTCTTTATTAGCAAATATAGGTGACACTAAATCATTAATAATCCATCCGGCTAGCACAACACACCAGCAACTTGATGATGAATCCCAATTAAGTACTGGAGTAACTAAAGATCTAATACGTTTATCAGTAGGATTAGAAGATTTATCAGATCTCAAAAAAGATTTAGAAGAGGCATTTTCTACCATTGATAAATCCGTGTTGATATAA
- a CDS encoding alpha/beta fold hydrolase encodes MSASLNHIKLPDFKLSSGKEQAVHVSYQIFGCQLHTAPIILINHALTGNSSVLDWWSEIVGSGKVIDSNRYTVLSIDIPGNGFDEEVDHLIYNYQDWRLNDVARVFYQVLKELRVCYIHAGIGGSIGGCLLWEMTVTYPELFGTIIPIAADWKATDWIIANCHIQQRLLSNSIQPIEDARQHAMTFYRTAQSLRFKFNREISTDFKVKLWLNYHGKSLKKRFTLPAYKLVNQLLATSNAAQKYDDNILKAIADSEVKIRLIAINSDGLFIAQEDRETFELLRDYRDIKYNEIDSIHGHDAFLIEHRQVNQILKKYLKEVEPTASLKACV; translated from the coding sequence ATGAGTGCTTCTTTAAATCATATAAAATTACCAGATTTTAAATTAAGTAGTGGTAAAGAACAAGCTGTACATGTAAGTTATCAGATCTTTGGGTGTCAATTGCACACGGCACCCATTATATTGATTAATCATGCTTTAACGGGCAACTCTTCCGTATTAGATTGGTGGTCAGAGATTGTTGGTTCTGGAAAAGTTATAGATTCAAATCGCTACACCGTGCTCTCTATTGACATACCTGGAAATGGATTTGATGAAGAGGTAGATCACTTAATATACAATTATCAAGACTGGCGATTGAATGATGTGGCTCGAGTTTTTTATCAGGTTTTAAAAGAACTGCGAGTTTGTTACATACATGCTGGTATAGGTGGCAGTATAGGTGGTTGTTTACTTTGGGAAATGACTGTTACTTATCCAGAGTTGTTTGGTACTATTATTCCTATTGCTGCAGACTGGAAAGCAACAGACTGGATAATAGCAAATTGTCATATTCAACAGCGATTGCTCTCAAATTCTATTCAGCCCATTGAAGATGCGAGACAACATGCAATGACATTTTATAGAACTGCTCAAAGTTTAAGATTTAAGTTTAATAGAGAGATATCCACAGATTTCAAAGTTAAGTTATGGTTGAATTATCATGGTAAATCTCTTAAAAAACGATTTACATTACCAGCTTATAAGTTAGTCAATCAATTGCTAGCTACATCAAATGCCGCTCAGAAATATGATGATAATATATTAAAAGCAATTGCAGATAGTGAAGTGAAAATTAGATTGATAGCTATCAATAGCGATGGCTTATTTATAGCCCAAGAAGATCGAGAAACCTTTGAATTACTGCGGGATTATAGAGATATAAAATATAACGAAATAGATAGTATTCACGGTCATGATGCTTTTTTAATAGAGCATCGTCAAGTAAATCAAATTCTTAAAAAATATCTCAAAGAAGTAGAACCTACTGCATCGCTAAAAGCGTGTGTCTAA
- a CDS encoding aspartate kinase — MNIIHIYLFGLGNVGSTLIKQILESQHFFKTHQGIELKIVGLANSRKVLTTADGIGDDWEQEFAQKSITRRSDAFYDFASSYVEVRIAVDATASKELSHFYPELVEQGFHVVTANKIANTLSQEFYDNLRLLLRERDLSFEYETNVGAGLPIVDTIRNLHKSGEEIFAVNGVFSGSLGYIFNRFSEEELPFSSIVLEALKNGYTEPDPREDLSGNDVARKLLVLARETGLKIEFSDITIENLVILDLQTASANQFIDRITELDKPLLHRKSLLQPDEVLRHLGKLDVVNKSLEVSLQVVKKDSPAGQLQGSDGFFEIYSESYASHPLVIKGAGAGKAVTARGLLSDIIKIAKSCPIVIYK; from the coding sequence ATGAATATCATACATATATACTTATTTGGTTTGGGTAACGTAGGAAGTACGTTAATTAAACAAATTTTAGAAAGTCAGCATTTTTTCAAGACCCATCAAGGTATAGAATTAAAGATAGTTGGATTAGCAAATAGTCGTAAAGTATTAACTACTGCTGATGGAATAGGAGATGATTGGGAGCAAGAGTTTGCACAAAAATCTATAACGAGACGATCTGATGCATTTTATGATTTTGCATCGTCTTATGTTGAAGTACGTATCGCCGTAGATGCCACTGCAAGTAAAGAGCTTTCTCATTTTTATCCAGAGCTAGTCGAACAAGGTTTTCACGTTGTTACTGCTAATAAGATTGCAAATACGTTATCTCAAGAATTTTATGACAATCTACGCTTATTGCTTAGAGAAAGAGATTTGTCATTTGAGTATGAGACTAATGTAGGTGCAGGTTTACCCATAGTCGATACCATACGTAATTTACATAAAAGCGGTGAAGAGATATTTGCTGTAAATGGAGTTTTCTCTGGGTCATTAGGGTATATTTTTAATCGTTTTTCTGAGGAGGAATTACCGTTTTCAAGTATCGTATTAGAAGCGCTTAAAAACGGTTATACTGAGCCCGATCCACGAGAAGATTTATCTGGTAATGATGTGGCTAGAAAACTGTTAGTTCTTGCAAGAGAGACAGGACTAAAAATTGAATTTTCAGATATTACAATAGAAAATTTAGTCATTCTTGATTTACAAACAGCCTCAGCAAATCAATTCATAGATAGAATAACAGAATTAGACAAACCTTTACTACATCGCAAATCCCTATTGCAACCTGATGAGGTATTGCGACATTTAGGTAAACTAGATGTTGTCAATAAGAGTCTAGAAGTTTCTTTGCAAGTGGTAAAAAAAGATAGTCCTGCAGGACAATTACAAGGCAGTGATGGATTTTTTGAAATATATTCAGAATCTTATGCGTCACATCCATTAGTAATCAAAGGTGCTGGTGCAGGTAAGGCTGTTACAGCACGTGGATTATTATCTGATATCATTAAAATAGCAAAATCATGCCCGATTGTGATTTATAAATAA
- a CDS encoding RrF2 family transcriptional regulator — translation MLSRKTKYGIKALTYLAKLDDNEPVSISTIADAEHIPHKFLEAILLELRKNSILGSRKGKGGGYYLMQSPETVRMSAIHRILEGPIAMLPCVSLNFYEKCDDCVDEETCAVNRLMTQVRDNTLEILENQTLKDLIR, via the coding sequence ATGCTATCACGTAAAACTAAATATGGTATTAAAGCATTAACTTATCTAGCAAAACTAGATGACAATGAACCTGTTTCTATTAGTACCATTGCAGATGCAGAGCATATCCCTCATAAATTTCTAGAAGCAATTTTACTAGAATTACGTAAAAACAGTATTCTAGGTTCTAGAAAAGGTAAAGGTGGTGGTTACTACTTAATGCAGTCTCCAGAAACGGTCCGTATGTCTGCTATACATCGTATCCTAGAAGGTCCTATCGCGATGCTGCCTTGTGTAAGTCTCAATTTCTATGAAAAATGTGATGATTGTGTTGATGAGGAAACTTGTGCTGTTAATAGATTAATGACTCAAGTACGTGATAATACATTAGAAATTCTTGAAAATCAGACGCTTAAAGATTTGATTAGATAA
- a CDS encoding NAD(P)/FAD-dependent oxidoreductase — protein sequence MIETDILIIGAGPTGLFTVFEAGLLKLKCHLIDALPQPGGQCSELYPKKPIYDIPGFPEVLAGDLVDNLMEQIKPFQPGFTLGERAEDIEKLEDDTFIVTTNKGTKHHANAVAIAGGLGSFEPRKPQIEGIERYEDHGVAYMIKDPETFRDKKVVIAGGGDSALDWSIFLANVAQEVTLVHRREEFRGALDSVEKVQELVTQNKINLITPAEVTDVKGNGKVEAVTITIHDEAKRFQEIQCDAFVPLFGLSPKLGPIANWGLEIEKNAIKVDNTLDYQTNIPGIYAIGDVNTYPGKLKLILCGFHEATLMSQSVYQRMNPNKKYVLKYTTVGGIDGFDGSRKEAEKAVIKKIGS from the coding sequence ATGATTGAAACAGATATTCTTATTATAGGAGCAGGTCCTACAGGTCTATTTACCGTGTTTGAAGCAGGTTTACTAAAGTTAAAATGCCATTTAATCGATGCATTACCACAACCAGGTGGACAGTGTAGTGAATTATATCCTAAAAAGCCTATCTATGATATTCCAGGCTTTCCTGAAGTCTTAGCTGGTGATTTAGTGGATAACCTCATGGAACAAATAAAACCTTTCCAACCTGGTTTTACATTAGGTGAACGAGCTGAGGATATTGAGAAATTAGAAGACGATACATTTATAGTTACCACTAATAAAGGAACTAAGCATCATGCAAATGCTGTAGCCATTGCCGGTGGATTAGGATCTTTTGAACCTCGTAAACCGCAGATTGAAGGAATAGAGAGATATGAAGATCATGGAGTTGCCTACATGATTAAAGATCCTGAAACCTTTAGAGATAAAAAGGTCGTTATTGCAGGTGGTGGAGACAGTGCTCTAGACTGGTCCATATTTTTAGCAAACGTTGCTCAAGAAGTAACTCTTGTACATAGAAGAGAAGAATTCCGTGGTGCCTTAGATAGCGTTGAGAAAGTTCAAGAGCTAGTCACTCAAAATAAAATTAATTTGATAACACCTGCTGAGGTTACCGATGTAAAAGGTAATGGAAAAGTGGAGGCTGTTACAATCACTATACATGATGAAGCAAAACGTTTTCAAGAAATACAATGTGACGCATTTGTGCCATTGTTTGGTTTATCTCCTAAATTAGGGCCCATCGCAAATTGGGGACTCGAAATTGAAAAAAATGCCATTAAAGTTGATAATACACTAGATTATCAGACTAACATACCAGGTATTTATGCTATAGGAGATGTGAATACTTATCCAGGTAAATTAAAATTGATATTATGTGGTTTTCACGAGGCGACATTAATGAGTCAAAGTGTTTACCAACGCATGAATCCTAATAAAAAATATGTTCTTAAATATACTACTGTAGGTGGTATCGATGGTTTTGACGGTTCTCGTAAAGAGGCAGAAAAAGCCGTGATTAAAAAAATAGGGTCTTAA
- a CDS encoding 2Fe-2S iron-sulfur cluster-binding protein gives MDQDVNITIIDREGVEHQVQAPTDMNMNLMEVCKAYELPVEAVCGGMAMCATCQVYIKSDHDLGERNPDEEAMLWEALHVQDNSRLGCQIPISDDLEGLIVELAPEQ, from the coding sequence ATGGATCAAGATGTAAATATTACCATTATTGATAGAGAAGGCGTTGAACATCAAGTGCAAGCGCCTACAGATATGAATATGAATTTAATGGAAGTTTGTAAAGCTTATGAACTACCAGTAGAAGCTGTATGTGGTGGCATGGCTATGTGTGCCACATGTCAGGTATATATTAAGAGTGATCACGATTTAGGAGAACGCAATCCAGATGAAGAAGCCATGTTATGGGAAGCATTACATGTGCAAGATAACAGCCGTTTAGGATGTCAAATTCCGATTTCTGACGATTTAGAAGGACTGATTGTCGAATTAGCGCCTGAGCAGTAA
- a CDS encoding acyloxyacyl hydrolase: protein MKKLIIVFCCIAFAKASLAQESVVYSFPAIHNIEASYLYGAILEHNPDIAHLISDHPTGVMLRYNRKTFGENQWESRYGYPDWGFSGIYQDMKNRYLGEAYGAYGHYNFYFLNRNLNLSIGTGLAWMTKPFDPVTNARNNAYGSRLTSSTYLLTNYKRENLYKGIGLQAGFTIVHYSNANVKAPNNSTNSWLFTAGLNYTLNNDKTPIYKRWEKTSYKENIRFNAVARFGVNESDVRGSGQYPFYTFSFYMDKRIGFKSSLHAGTELMISEFLREYRDYQANSFPDSGINGDENFQRVGVFLGHELHLGKTSVITQVGYYMYRPINFEKSIYNRMGLQRRFNDNLFASLSLKSHGAAAEGVSLGIGYRL, encoded by the coding sequence ATGAAAAAATTGATCATTGTGTTTTGTTGTATCGCTTTCGCGAAAGCGTCTCTCGCACAAGAATCAGTTGTTTATTCTTTTCCCGCTATACATAATATCGAAGCCTCTTATTTATATGGGGCCATTCTCGAGCATAATCCAGACATCGCACACCTCATATCTGATCATCCTACTGGTGTAATGTTGCGTTACAATCGGAAAACTTTTGGGGAGAACCAATGGGAATCTAGGTATGGATATCCAGATTGGGGATTTTCTGGTATTTATCAAGATATGAAGAATCGTTATTTAGGTGAGGCATATGGAGCATATGGCCACTATAATTTTTACTTCCTTAATCGCAACTTAAATTTAAGTATAGGAACTGGACTAGCATGGATGACTAAACCGTTTGATCCAGTAACAAATGCTCGTAATAATGCCTATGGTTCTAGACTTACAAGTTCTACATATTTATTAACTAATTATAAGCGTGAAAATTTATATAAAGGGATAGGCCTACAAGCTGGCTTTACAATTGTTCATTATTCAAATGCAAATGTTAAAGCGCCTAATAATTCAACAAATTCATGGTTGTTTACCGCTGGTTTAAATTACACATTAAACAATGACAAAACACCAATTTATAAAAGATGGGAGAAGACATCTTATAAAGAAAATATAAGGTTTAATGCAGTCGCCAGATTTGGTGTGAATGAAAGTGACGTGCGAGGTAGCGGGCAATACCCTTTTTATACTTTCTCATTTTATATGGATAAACGTATAGGTTTTAAAAGTAGTCTTCACGCAGGGACTGAATTAATGATATCTGAGTTTTTGAGAGAATATAGGGATTATCAAGCAAATAGTTTTCCTGATAGTGGTATTAATGGAGATGAGAACTTTCAAAGAGTAGGTGTTTTTTTAGGGCACGAATTACACCTAGGAAAAACGAGTGTGATAACTCAGGTAGGATATTATATGTACAGGCCTATTAACTTTGAAAAAAGTATATATAATAGGATGGGCTTGCAGCGCAGATTTAATGATAATCTATTTGCTAGCTTATCGTTGAAATCCCACGGAGCAGCAGCAGAAGGTGTTAGTCTAGGAATAGGATATAGATTATAG
- a CDS encoding head GIN domain-containing protein, translating into MKTFIKISIVFLLVCISSCDSENGLNCTQAAGDLIRQELTVESFEKILVYERTKLFIQQGPDHKVIIETGENLLNDIEVKIDDNQLIIVNNNGCNLVRDYGVTTVTVIAPNITEIRSSTGEDTKSIGTLNYSNLTLLSEDAELEDQYHTTGNFYLDLNVDDFRIVSNNLSNFYLTGQVNNASLEWYSGDGQLFASDLEIQNAQIYHRGTHNWQIDVKQNIAGSIVGYGDVILESAPVSVNVQETWQGRLIIKN; encoded by the coding sequence ATGAAAACATTTATTAAAATAAGTATAGTATTTCTGCTGGTTTGTATATCCAGTTGTGATTCTGAGAACGGATTGAATTGCACACAAGCTGCTGGTGATTTAATACGTCAAGAATTAACGGTAGAATCGTTTGAAAAAATCTTAGTATATGAAAGGACTAAACTATTTATTCAACAAGGTCCAGATCATAAAGTCATAATAGAGACTGGTGAGAATTTATTAAATGATATTGAGGTGAAAATCGATGATAACCAACTTATTATTGTAAATAATAACGGCTGTAATCTTGTACGGGACTATGGTGTGACTACCGTTACAGTTATAGCACCTAACATCACTGAAATACGATCTAGTACCGGAGAAGACACAAAGTCTATAGGTACATTGAATTATTCAAATCTAACTTTACTTTCTGAGGATGCTGAACTTGAAGATCAATATCATACCACTGGAAATTTTTATCTCGATTTAAATGTGGATGATTTCAGAATAGTCAGTAATAACTTAAGTAACTTCTATCTAACAGGACAAGTAAACAATGCCTCACTAGAATGGTATTCTGGTGATGGACAGCTGTTTGCTAGTGATCTAGAAATACAAAATGCCCAGATTTATCATCGCGGCACACATAACTGGCAAATTGATGTAAAACAAAACATCGCCGGTAGCATTGTGGGCTACGGCGATGTAATACTAGAGTCTGCTCCAGTTTCTGTAAATGTTCAAGAAACCTGGCAAGGCAGATTGATTATTAAAAATTAA
- a CDS encoding DUF2911 domain-containing protein → MKKILLLLAIALISSSLYAQDFVDLDKSPMDAAFFPSQAAKRQFAKTEEQKMALEPQIRVLYSRPSLNGRNIFRTTDNREDGITKLGESWRVGANESTELLLLKDAMIGGKLIKAGRYSIVITPSENEWTVHINSENDGWGNYSHKPELDLVTVTIPVTKDSKNLEQLSIALYSPKNDNTVHLKIGWGTYRAELPIVLQ, encoded by the coding sequence ATGAAAAAGATACTTTTACTTCTAGCGATTGCCTTAATAAGCAGTAGTCTCTATGCACAAGATTTTGTAGATCTAGATAAAAGCCCAATGGATGCGGCTTTCTTCCCTTCTCAAGCTGCAAAAAGACAATTTGCAAAAACTGAAGAGCAAAAAATGGCTCTTGAACCACAGATACGTGTTTTATATAGTAGACCATCATTAAATGGTCGCAACATCTTTCGCACAACAGATAACCGCGAGGATGGAATCACAAAACTAGGCGAGTCATGGCGTGTAGGTGCAAACGAGAGTACTGAATTACTACTTTTGAAAGACGCTATGATAGGTGGGAAATTAATTAAAGCCGGTCGCTACTCTATCGTAATTACTCCTAGTGAGAATGAATGGACCGTTCACATCAACTCAGAAAATGACGGTTGGGGAAACTATAGTCATAAACCAGAACTTGATCTTGTTACAGTAACAATTCCTGTAACTAAAGATTCTAAGAACTTAGAACAGTTAAGTATTGCATTGTACTCACCTAAGAATGATAATACTGTACATTTAAAGATAGGATGGGGAACTTACAGAGCTGAATTACCTATTGTACTACAATAA
- a CDS encoding tRNA pseudouridine(38-40) synthase TruA → MQKPQRLYYLIKLQYLGFRFHGWQKQPDVPTVEKMVKRTLRFVLDHPNFKVLAAGRTDARVSVNETIIELFLDDEALNLDTFLADFNLNLPSDIRALAIEETNAQFNVIQHPKEKEYIYLFSHGEKFHPFCASLMVYMKTELDIELMKTAARLFEGTHNFWSYTYKPSDTTDTISTVNSCLIEENSLFTANFFQKKVMRLELPEWVLKDIKYV, encoded by the coding sequence ATGCAAAAACCGCAACGTCTTTATTACCTCATTAAGTTACAGTATCTAGGATTCCGTTTTCATGGATGGCAAAAACAGCCTGATGTTCCCACCGTGGAAAAAATGGTTAAACGTACCTTGCGATTTGTACTAGACCATCCTAATTTTAAAGTCCTTGCTGCTGGTAGAACTGATGCTCGTGTGTCTGTAAATGAAACTATTATTGAGTTATTTCTGGATGATGAAGCATTAAATCTAGATACCTTTCTAGCAGACTTTAATTTGAACTTGCCTAGTGACATAAGAGCACTGGCGATAGAAGAAACTAACGCACAGTTTAATGTCATTCAACATCCCAAAGAGAAGGAATATATTTATTTGTTTTCCCATGGTGAAAAATTTCACCCTTTTTGTGCATCCTTAATGGTTTACATGAAAACAGAGCTGGATATTGAATTGATGAAAACTGCTGCAAGACTTTTTGAAGGAACACATAACTTCTGGTCTTATACTTATAAACCGTCCGACACAACCGATACAATAAGTACGGTGAACAGTTGTCTTATCGAAGAGAACTCCTTATTTACAGCTAATTTTTTCCAGAAAAAAGTTATGCGTTTAGAGTTACCGGAATGGGTTTTAAAAGACATCAAGTACGTTTAA
- the gldA gene encoding gliding motility-associated ABC transporter ATP-binding subunit GldA: MSIEVSKVSKYYGQQKALDEVSFSIKAGEIVGFLGPNGAGKSTMMRILTTYLNANEGTATVNGYDVSKEQREVQKSIGYLPENNPLYPDMYVKEYLSFSADVFKLTDSKKRIDEVIEETGLTSHIGKKIQELSKGYKQRVGLANALLHEPKVLILDEPTTGLDPNQLVEIRQLIRKVGQKTTILLSTHIMQEVEAMCDRVIIINKGKIVADDYLKNLKSDAAQIIEVEFDYKVEPELLNRIDRVREVTDLVNSPGFIYSLRFETKEDMRSAVFDFAHDNELKILSLNKRNKNLETMFQELTGE; this comes from the coding sequence ATGTCTATAGAAGTAAGTAAAGTATCCAAATATTACGGGCAGCAAAAAGCGCTGGACGAAGTTAGTTTTTCTATCAAAGCTGGTGAAATAGTTGGTTTTCTAGGTCCCAATGGTGCTGGAAAATCTACTATGATGCGCATTCTTACCACCTATCTAAATGCCAACGAAGGAACCGCTACTGTAAATGGCTATGACGTTAGTAAGGAACAGCGCGAGGTGCAAAAATCCATAGGGTATTTACCAGAGAATAATCCGTTGTATCCAGATATGTATGTAAAGGAATACCTATCTTTTAGTGCAGATGTCTTTAAACTAACCGATTCTAAAAAACGCATTGACGAAGTGATCGAGGAAACCGGTCTAACTTCTCATATAGGCAAGAAAATACAAGAGCTTTCTAAAGGTTACAAACAGCGTGTAGGACTGGCAAATGCTTTATTGCATGAACCTAAAGTTTTAATTCTAGACGAGCCTACCACTGGGCTCGATCCTAATCAGCTTGTAGAAATACGTCAACTGATTAGAAAAGTAGGTCAAAAAACAACTATTCTTCTTTCTACACATATCATGCAAGAAGTTGAGGCGATGTGCGATCGAGTAATCATTATCAATAAAGGTAAAATCGTTGCAGACGATTATTTAAAGAACCTGAAAAGCGATGCTGCTCAGATCATAGAAGTAGAATTTGACTACAAAGTAGAACCAGAATTATTAAACCGCATCGACCGAGTAAGAGAAGTCACTGACCTTGTAAACTCTCCTGGATTCATCTACAGTCTACGATTTGAAACTAAAGAAGACATGCGTAGTGCGGTGTTTGATTTTGCTCATGATAATGAATTAAAAATTCTGTCTCTTAATAAAAGGAATAAAAATCTGGAGACAATGTTTCAAGAATTGACTGGTGAGTAG
- a CDS encoding prephenate dehydratase, whose protein sequence is MKVAIQGIQGSYHHQVATQLYKNVELLECSSFDQLALAVANHEVKTGIMAIGNSIAGSILPNYSLIKDYDLKIIGEYYLNIQHQLMALHGQEIKDIIEVQSHPMALLQCKPFFSKHPNIKLVETDDTAAAALRISEENKRGVAAIASKNAAQLYDLKIINDDIQEVKNNATRFVVLEARGRMNNEANKATINFTASHEPGSLAKILTKLGELRINVSKIQSVPIIEKPFLFSFVADLEFKNLQQFEEAQLEIGILVESIKILGIYKSHTL, encoded by the coding sequence ATGAAAGTAGCCATACAAGGAATACAAGGTTCTTACCACCATCAGGTGGCAACGCAGCTTTATAAAAATGTGGAATTATTAGAATGTTCTTCATTTGACCAGCTGGCACTTGCAGTTGCAAATCATGAAGTTAAAACTGGCATCATGGCTATAGGTAATTCCATCGCAGGAAGTATTTTGCCTAATTACAGTTTAATTAAAGATTACGATTTAAAGATCATAGGAGAATATTATTTAAATATCCAGCATCAACTCATGGCATTGCATGGTCAGGAAATTAAGGATATTATAGAAGTGCAATCGCATCCCATGGCATTGTTACAATGTAAACCTTTCTTTAGTAAGCATCCAAATATTAAATTAGTAGAAACAGATGACACAGCGGCAGCCGCTCTTAGAATTTCTGAAGAAAACAAACGTGGTGTTGCTGCGATCGCAAGTAAGAATGCGGCACAATTATATGACCTTAAAATTATCAATGATGATATTCAAGAAGTAAAAAACAATGCCACACGATTTGTTGTATTAGAGGCTAGAGGAAGGATGAATAATGAAGCTAATAAAGCGACGATCAATTTTACCGCTAGTCATGAACCTGGAAGTTTGGCCAAGATATTGACTAAACTAGGAGAGCTGCGCATCAATGTTTCAAAAATTCAGTCAGTTCCTATTATTGAAAAACCATTTCTATTTTCTTTTGTTGCAGATCTGGAATTTAAAAATTTACAACAATTTGAAGAAGCACAATTAGAAATAGGCATTCTTGTAGAATCAATAAAAATCTTAGGGATTTATAAATCACACACGCTATGA